In Agrobacterium tumefaciens, a single genomic region encodes these proteins:
- the cyoD gene encoding cytochrome o ubiquinol oxidase subunit IV, translating into MSSEAHAHHDAHGDDHHHHDGASHGTFKSYMIGFILSVILTAIPFWLVMGDVLENKTLLVIAIMGLGVIQIFVHMIYFLHMDTKSEGGWTFMALIFTVVVLLITLSGSLWVMYNMNKNMMPLHIEDVKNLP; encoded by the coding sequence ATGAGTTCCGAAGCACACGCACATCACGACGCGCATGGCGACGACCATCATCACCATGATGGCGCCAGCCACGGCACGTTCAAGAGCTACATGATCGGCTTCATCCTGTCGGTCATTCTGACGGCGATCCCCTTCTGGCTGGTCATGGGTGACGTTCTTGAAAACAAGACCCTGCTCGTCATCGCAATCATGGGCCTCGGCGTCATCCAGATTTTCGTGCACATGATCTACTTCCTGCACATGGACACCAAGTCCGAAGGCGGCTGGACCTTCATGGCGCTGATCTTCACCGTCGTGGTGCTCTTGATCACGCTCTCCGGCTCGCTCTGGGTCATGTATAACATGAACAAGAATATGATGCCGCTGCAC
- the cyoC gene encoding cytochrome o ubiquinol oxidase subunit III gives MAHTPAQSVDGAEPPVFYLKEDHHPENGTSIGFWLYLMSDCLIFAVLFATYAVLGRSYAAGPSGADLFDLKLVAINTGFLLFSSITYGFAMLEMEKQKVKSTLVWLGVTGLFGLAFLAVELYEFHHLIEEGAGPQRSAFLSSFFALVGTHGLHVTFGTIWLVTLMVQVAKHGLIAANKRRLMCLSMFWHFLDVIWIGVFSFVYLMGVL, from the coding sequence ATGGCTCATACACCTGCACAAAGCGTCGACGGCGCAGAACCACCGGTCTTTTACCTGAAGGAAGACCACCACCCGGAAAACGGCACTTCGATCGGCTTCTGGCTCTATCTGATGAGCGACTGCCTGATCTTTGCCGTGCTCTTCGCCACCTATGCCGTTCTCGGCCGCAGCTATGCGGCCGGGCCTTCCGGCGCGGATCTGTTCGATCTCAAGCTCGTGGCCATCAACACCGGCTTCCTGCTTTTTTCCTCCATCACCTATGGCTTCGCCATGCTGGAAATGGAAAAGCAGAAGGTGAAGTCGACGCTGGTCTGGCTCGGCGTCACCGGCCTTTTCGGCCTCGCCTTCCTTGCCGTCGAACTTTACGAGTTCCACCACCTGATCGAAGAGGGCGCCGGCCCGCAACGTTCGGCCTTCCTGTCGTCCTTCTTCGCTCTGGTCGGCACGCACGGTCTGCACGTCACCTTCGGCACCATCTGGCTCGTCACGCTGATGGTTCAGGTGGCAAAACATGGCCTGATCGCCGCCAACAAGCGTCGTCTGATGTGCCTTTCGATGTTCTGGCACTTCCTTGACGTCATTTGGATCGGCGTCTTCTCCTTCGTTTACCTCATGGGAGTTCTTTGA
- the cyoB gene encoding cytochrome o ubiquinol oxidase subunit I — MIVNSDQTSFLFGKLTWESIPLHEPILVATFAAVALGGIAVVGALTYFRLWGYLWKEWLTSIDHKKIGIMYIILALVMLLRGFADAIMMRVQQAIASGGSEGYLPPHHYDQIFTAHGVIMIFFMAMPMITGLMNFVVPLQIGARDVSFPFLNNFSFWMTTAGAVITMISLFIGEYAQTGWLAYPPLSGIDGSPGVGVDYYIWGLQIAGVGTTLSGINLIVTIIKMRAPGMTMMRMPIFVWTSLCSNILIVASFPILTATLALLTLDRYAGTNFFTNDLGGNPMMYVNLIWIWGHPEVYILVLPAFGIFSEIVATFSGKRLFGYASMVYATAVITILSYLVWLHHFFTMGSGANVNAFFGITTMIISIPTGAKIFNWLFTMYKGRIKFDVPMLWTIGFMITFVIGGMTGVLLAVPPADFVLHNSLFLIAHFHNVIIGGVVFGVLAGIVYWFPKAFGYRLDPFWGKLSFWFWFIGFYFAFMPLYVLGLMGITRRVSQFEDNSLQIWFVIAAFGAFLIALGIAAFIIQLIVSYLKRDQLRDVTGDPFNGRTLEWSTSSPPPQYNFAFTPVIHDVDAWHDMKKRGYSRPLEGFIPIHMPKNTGAGVIISAISVVLGFALVWHIWWLAALSFIGVIAVSIAHTFNYNRDYYIPASDVSTVEAERTKLLAKQA, encoded by the coding sequence ATGATCGTCAATTCCGATCAAACGTCGTTCCTGTTCGGGAAGCTGACATGGGAGTCCATCCCGCTTCACGAGCCCATTCTTGTCGCCACCTTCGCGGCCGTGGCTCTGGGCGGCATCGCCGTCGTCGGCGCCCTTACCTATTTCCGCCTTTGGGGATATCTCTGGAAGGAATGGCTCACGAGTATCGATCACAAGAAGATCGGTATCATGTACATCATCCTGGCGCTGGTCATGCTGCTGCGCGGCTTCGCCGACGCCATCATGATGCGCGTCCAGCAGGCGATCGCGTCGGGCGGATCGGAAGGTTATCTTCCGCCGCATCACTACGACCAGATTTTTACGGCCCATGGCGTCATCATGATCTTCTTCATGGCCATGCCGATGATCACCGGCCTCATGAACTTCGTCGTGCCGCTGCAGATCGGCGCCCGCGACGTTTCTTTCCCCTTCCTCAACAACTTCTCCTTCTGGATGACCACGGCCGGCGCCGTCATCACCATGATCTCGCTGTTCATCGGTGAATATGCGCAGACCGGCTGGCTCGCCTATCCGCCGCTGTCCGGCATCGATGGCAGCCCGGGGGTCGGGGTGGATTATTACATCTGGGGTCTGCAGATCGCCGGTGTGGGAACGACGCTATCGGGCATCAACCTGATCGTGACCATCATCAAGATGCGCGCCCCTGGCATGACCATGATGCGCATGCCGATCTTCGTCTGGACGTCGCTGTGTTCGAACATCCTGATCGTCGCATCCTTCCCGATCCTGACTGCGACGCTCGCACTTCTGACCCTTGACCGCTACGCTGGTACGAATTTCTTCACCAACGACCTCGGCGGCAATCCAATGATGTATGTCAACCTCATCTGGATCTGGGGCCACCCTGAAGTTTATATTCTGGTGCTGCCGGCTTTCGGTATCTTCTCCGAAATCGTCGCCACCTTCTCGGGCAAGCGTCTCTTCGGTTACGCGTCGATGGTTTACGCCACCGCCGTCATCACCATCCTCTCCTACCTCGTCTGGCTGCACCACTTCTTCACCATGGGTTCGGGCGCCAACGTCAATGCCTTCTTCGGCATCACTACGATGATCATCTCGATCCCGACGGGTGCGAAGATCTTCAACTGGCTCTTCACCATGTACAAGGGCCGCATCAAGTTCGACGTTCCGATGCTTTGGACGATCGGTTTCATGATCACCTTCGTCATCGGCGGCATGACCGGCGTTCTTCTCGCCGTTCCGCCGGCGGACTTCGTACTCCACAACTCGCTGTTCCTCATCGCCCACTTCCACAACGTCATCATCGGCGGCGTGGTGTTCGGTGTACTTGCGGGTATCGTCTACTGGTTCCCGAAGGCGTTCGGTTACCGCCTGGATCCGTTCTGGGGCAAGCTGTCCTTCTGGTTCTGGTTCATCGGCTTCTATTTCGCCTTCATGCCGCTTTACGTGCTCGGCCTGATGGGGATTACCCGTCGCGTCAGCCAGTTCGAGGACAATTCGCTGCAGATCTGGTTCGTGATCGCCGCCTTCGGCGCCTTCCTGATCGCGCTCGGCATCGCCGCCTTCATCATCCAGCTCATCGTCAGCTACCTGAAGCGCGACCAGCTGCGCGACGTGACCGGCGATCCCTTTAACGGCCGCACGCTGGAATGGTCGACCTCGTCGCCGCCGCCGCAGTACAACTTCGCCTTCACGCCGGTCATTCATGACGTGGATGCCTGGCATGACATGAAGAAGCGTGGTTACAGCCGTCCGCTGGAAGGCTTCATTCCGATCCACATGCCGAAGAATACCGGTGCAGGCGTCATCATCAGCGCCATCAGCGTGGTGCTCGGCTTCGCCCTGGTGTGGCACATCTGGTGGCTCGCCGCGCTGTCCTTCATCGGCGTCATCGCGGTCTCCATCGCCCACACCTTCAACTACAATCGCGATTACTACATTCCCGCGTCCGACGTTTCGACCGTCGAGGCGGAGCGTACGAAGCTGCTCGCGAAACAGGCGTAA
- the cyoA gene encoding ubiquinol oxidase subunit II yields MIKKLPSALLAIPALLLLSGCNLVVMNPSGDVAIQQRDLIITSTVLMLLIIVPVIVLTLFFAWKYRESAKAEDYDPEWHHSTRLEMVIWSAPVAIILMLGTVTWISTHRLDPYRPLERIDENRQVTADIKPITVEVVAMDWKWLFFYPELGIGSVNEFAAPVDVPINFKITGTTAMNSFFVPALAGQIYAMGGMQTKLHAVINKEGVYDGISANFSGPGFSHMRFKFHGLSQQGFEQWVAKVKEGGKGFGRQEYLEFAKPSEREPVQYFASVDPELYSAILNRCVEPNKLCMRDMMHIDANGGGGKEGIDIAKALNSVVCTPLSPYGVASGPQSTPAAIKGQTFEPAALPETKQVAG; encoded by the coding sequence ATGATCAAAAAACTCCCATCCGCCCTTCTGGCAATCCCGGCCCTGCTGTTGCTCAGCGGCTGCAATCTGGTCGTCATGAACCCTTCGGGCGACGTGGCCATCCAGCAGCGCGATCTTATCATCACGTCCACGGTCCTGATGCTGCTGATCATCGTCCCGGTCATCGTCCTGACGCTGTTTTTCGCGTGGAAGTACCGCGAGTCGGCCAAGGCCGAAGATTACGATCCAGAGTGGCATCACTCAACACGCCTTGAAATGGTGATCTGGTCGGCTCCCGTCGCCATCATCCTGATGCTCGGCACGGTGACATGGATCTCCACCCACCGTCTCGACCCCTACCGCCCGCTGGAACGGATCGACGAGAACCGTCAGGTTACCGCCGATATCAAGCCAATCACGGTGGAAGTGGTGGCCATGGACTGGAAGTGGCTGTTCTTCTATCCCGAACTCGGCATCGGTAGCGTCAACGAATTCGCCGCGCCGGTCGATGTTCCGATCAATTTCAAGATCACCGGCACGACCGCGATGAACTCCTTCTTCGTTCCTGCACTTGCCGGCCAGATCTACGCCATGGGCGGCATGCAGACCAAGCTGCACGCGGTCATCAACAAGGAAGGTGTCTATGACGGCATCTCGGCCAACTTCTCCGGCCCCGGTTTCTCGCACATGCGCTTCAAGTTCCATGGCCTCAGCCAGCAGGGCTTCGAGCAATGGGTGGCCAAGGTGAAAGAAGGCGGCAAGGGCTTCGGCCGGCAGGAATATCTGGAATTCGCCAAGCCTTCCGAGCGTGAGCCGGTGCAATATTTCGCTTCGGTCGATCCGGAGTTGTACAGCGCCATCCTCAACCGCTGCGTGGAGCCCAACAAGCTCTGCATGCGCGACATGATGCATATCGACGCCAATGGCGGCGGCGGCAAGGAAGGCATCGACATCGCCAAGGCGCTGAACTCCGTCGTCTGTACCCCGCTTTCGCCTTACGGCGTCGCCAGCGGACCCCAATCCACTCCGGCTGCGATCAAAGGTCAGACTTTTGAACCCGCAGCGCTGCCGGAAACGAAACAAGTCGCTGGCTGA
- a CDS encoding MFS transporter, giving the protein MSYTNAAPSFGQAPEANGAGPASVDPDRITIAVILARMTEFFDFFIYAIASALVFPHVFFSFVDPLTATLYSFAVFSLAFIARPIGSLIFLQIDRKFGRAVKLMAALFTLCGSTMAISFLPSYEEAGMLAPCLLAAFRIGQGLGLGGAWDGLVSLLAMNAPQKQRGWYAMMPQIGAAMGFGLASAFFIVFVTQLSNAEFLAWGWRFPFFVALALNVLALFARLRMIVTPEFQAMLEQHELEPRPMFRMLRSQFPVVVTGAFVPLASFALFHLVTVFPLSWVSLNTSQRVSDFLFVQFVSAIICGGMIVVSGILADRIGRRKLLAIAAALIGLFSLVAPVLLNSGDIGRYLFVLIGFSLLGLSFGQAGGALASRFSREYRYTGASLTSDISWLIGAGFAPLVALGFSSKFGLFAVGIYLMSGAVCTLVALWFSRTLEMPSE; this is encoded by the coding sequence ATGAGTTATACCAATGCTGCTCCATCCTTTGGGCAGGCACCGGAGGCAAATGGGGCTGGTCCCGCGAGCGTCGATCCGGATCGCATCACGATTGCGGTCATTCTTGCGAGGATGACTGAATTCTTTGACTTTTTCATCTATGCCATCGCCTCTGCGCTCGTTTTCCCACACGTCTTCTTTTCCTTTGTCGATCCGCTGACCGCCACGCTTTATTCCTTCGCGGTATTCTCGCTTGCCTTTATCGCAAGGCCGATCGGCTCGCTGATCTTCCTCCAGATCGACCGGAAATTCGGCCGGGCCGTCAAGCTGATGGCGGCGCTCTTCACGCTCTGTGGTTCCACTATGGCGATCAGCTTCCTCCCGTCTTACGAGGAAGCCGGCATGCTTGCGCCCTGTCTTCTGGCCGCGTTCCGTATCGGCCAGGGCCTCGGTCTTGGCGGCGCCTGGGATGGTCTCGTCTCGCTGCTCGCCATGAATGCACCGCAGAAGCAGCGCGGCTGGTACGCCATGATGCCGCAGATCGGTGCGGCCATGGGATTCGGTCTCGCAAGCGCTTTCTTCATCGTGTTCGTCACGCAGCTTTCCAATGCCGAGTTCCTGGCCTGGGGCTGGCGTTTCCCGTTCTTTGTCGCGCTGGCGCTCAATGTTCTCGCACTTTTTGCCCGTCTGCGCATGATCGTAACGCCGGAATTCCAGGCCATGCTGGAACAGCATGAGCTGGAGCCGCGCCCGATGTTCAGGATGTTGCGCTCGCAGTTTCCGGTTGTCGTCACCGGCGCTTTCGTTCCGCTGGCAAGTTTTGCGCTCTTTCACCTCGTCACGGTTTTCCCGCTGAGCTGGGTCTCCCTCAATACCAGCCAGCGTGTTTCGGACTTTCTGTTCGTGCAATTCGTCAGCGCCATCATCTGCGGCGGCATGATCGTGGTATCCGGCATTCTGGCCGACAGGATCGGTCGTCGGAAGCTTCTGGCCATCGCCGCAGCTCTCATTGGTCTCTTCAGCCTCGTGGCACCCGTGCTGCTAAATTCCGGCGATATCGGCCGTTATCTCTTCGTCCTGATTGGCTTTTCATTGTTGGGTCTCTCCTTCGGCCAGGCGGGCGGTGCGCTCGCCTCCCGTTTCAGCCGTGAATATCGTTATACCGGCGCGTCGCTAACCTCGGATATTTCCTGGTTGATCGGCGCCGGTTTCGCGCCCCTCGTCGCACTCGGATTTTCGTCCAAATTCGGACTGTTCGCGGTCGGAATTTACCTGATGTCGGGTGCGGTTTGTACGCTGGTTGCCCTCTGGTTCAGCCGAACGCTGGAAATGCCTTCGGAGTGA
- a CDS encoding glutamate synthase-related protein yields the protein MSVTEQKFGLYDAAFEKSSCGVGFITRKDGVQTHDVLKRGHEALCAVPHRGGMSAEGVGDGAGVSLDLSLAFFRELTGSEALQAGRFGVGNFFLPRNPAFHDEAVSIIGSALEEQGFSVLLVRDVPVNEAAIRPAAIPYQLPIRQWVFSAPVECATLAEFDWRIHKALLAIEALAYTVPELAGFYPLSLSARTQVLKGRLNSQEVMPYFCDLTDPRHEVHTMYFHTRFSTNTDPHPSMAQPFRLMAHNGELNTDKKNRLSEAAVALAKNASIVRPKGQSDSCRLDQTLQARVMEDGLDLVTAVVSMMPPAWENDDTLSPGVKAMLEYFSLYEEKNDGPAALIFGDGAIIGARLDRLGLRPLRTVETEEYLCVMSEAGQIAFPAESVIRRGRIEAGGMLYYDHADRRAFSTVEALELLASRRDYPSLLSEARVMLADLPEVLAEKQGSPLRYNGDLERHQRYVAYSHNQESFKFLMDPMLASGAEKISAMGYGNAINALSDQEGGVAKYFSQRFAQVTNPPLDSIREADGMTLRVALGAKPNSGAKKARQIVVRSPILTHLDMLRIREQPETPVRRFEMLYAPVVDAADANEAALRQAIDGLCDEVVAFAAEEGGIAVITDRHVSAGRAALPMIMVVSAINQRLIEEGLRLRISLIVESGQFSSSHHIAAGLGFGASAVYPLGVQFRAEEKFGADADKAFKRFAKAAEKSLMKTMGKVGLCTAESYIGGEFFEPNFLDTNDPVLKRYFPNVKTPVGGVTFAVIAQAVADWHRKALSVKGENDIPLLGLFKERAEGAGHSYGTTAVRGFVDMTEEKIGFDKGTENEEALRLLPLNRLEDAFGLNDAAYYHNSFDRLTPEAIDAFEVTPGYRSFARMMAEERARRPAALRDVLDLPADVTFAGSAEEFRREMGRFSRQGNNSFMVRGLRCEEAGDGAFRLQLTGLHGHELARLSALGQSLLDRFGDDIAGHWLEGGALMVQAKGEASAYLSLIRTAPESIPLETVQKASEITKTLASGAMSHGALVAAAHEAVAHGTNMVGGMSNSGEGGEHISRYGTIRASRIKQFASGRFGVWAGYLADPMLEEIEIKIGQGAKPGEGGQLPSPKVTVEIAAARGGTPGVELVSPPPHHDTYSIEDLAQLIHDAKAARVRVIVKLVSSEGIGTIAVGVAKAGADVINVAGNTGGTGAAAVTSLKYTGRAAEIGIAEVHQALCATGLRAKVLLRCSGAHQTASDVVKSALLGGDSFEFGTTALMMLKCVMAKNCNIKCPAGLTTNQEAFNGDPRALAQYLMNIAHETREILAGLGIASLREARGRSDLLHLLDHPASVGQLDLRAMLAVVEEVKIDSPVYMEKDFALDDAFIELVRSALVDSRRENIELGGNRFLNNCNKSVGGQLAVDIERMLNHELSEEQLDSLPAVKRDSRGRHFLEPGSVRIDTSGSAGQSFGAFCNDGMVMVHTGTCNDGVGKSACGGTIVVRSPGGGSEEAGGNVLVGNFALFGATGGRTFVEGQAGDRFAVRNSGATAVVEGVGDFACEYMTNGAVLNLGSFGKGFGNGMSGGFVYQYDPYGDLPKKVSHDSILLGSITGEDEQAAIHNQAVHQLLTLHVAETGSAKAAWLLENWESEQHNFVYGMPRALLLYQDSDEILKAKPRKELLEELASALAAHQLRKFKLAYRDRKAVLNGTVPGYGETDTEEMYALINNYAVLSMAQAIALQRVPMASGPSDPAIEKAVRNLILTEDYALMQRLLKYAREALSDHSDEQLAVMIAAKRLDDYKQALARRNIWSVDSPGTYGWIIQQSCKNIEKIGRLPGFEELFAARAIPDLATASSQNRAA from the coding sequence TTGAGTGTGACGGAGCAAAAATTCGGCCTTTACGATGCGGCTTTTGAAAAAAGCAGCTGTGGCGTCGGTTTCATCACCCGCAAGGACGGCGTGCAGACGCATGATGTGCTGAAGCGCGGCCACGAGGCGCTCTGTGCCGTGCCGCATCGCGGCGGCATGTCGGCGGAAGGTGTTGGCGATGGCGCCGGCGTGTCGCTCGACCTGTCGCTCGCCTTTTTTAGGGAGCTGACGGGAAGTGAAGCGTTGCAGGCCGGCCGCTTCGGCGTAGGCAATTTTTTTCTGCCGCGGAACCCTGCTTTTCATGACGAAGCGGTCAGCATCATCGGCAGCGCGTTAGAGGAACAGGGCTTTTCGGTCCTGCTCGTCCGCGATGTCCCGGTGAATGAGGCGGCCATCCGTCCCGCCGCCATCCCTTACCAGTTACCTATCCGCCAATGGGTCTTTTCGGCTCCGGTGGAATGCGCAACCCTTGCCGAATTCGACTGGCGTATTCACAAGGCGCTGCTTGCCATCGAGGCGCTGGCCTATACCGTGCCGGAACTCGCCGGGTTTTATCCGCTGTCGCTCAGCGCGCGTACGCAGGTGCTCAAGGGGCGTCTGAACTCTCAGGAGGTCATGCCCTATTTCTGCGACCTGACCGATCCGCGCCATGAAGTGCATACGATGTATTTTCACACGCGGTTTTCCACCAATACCGATCCGCATCCCTCCATGGCGCAGCCCTTCCGTCTGATGGCGCATAATGGCGAGCTCAACACCGACAAAAAGAACCGGCTGTCCGAAGCGGCCGTGGCGCTGGCCAAGAATGCCAGCATCGTCAGGCCCAAGGGCCAGTCGGACAGCTGCCGGCTGGACCAGACATTGCAGGCGCGGGTGATGGAGGATGGTCTCGACCTCGTCACCGCCGTGGTCTCTATGATGCCGCCTGCCTGGGAAAACGACGACACCCTGTCGCCGGGCGTGAAGGCGATGCTGGAATATTTCTCGCTATATGAGGAAAAGAATGACGGCCCGGCCGCGCTGATCTTCGGCGATGGCGCCATCATCGGCGCGCGTCTCGATCGCCTTGGCCTGCGCCCGCTGCGCACGGTCGAGACGGAGGAGTACCTCTGTGTCATGTCGGAGGCGGGGCAGATCGCCTTTCCGGCCGAAAGCGTCATCCGTCGCGGCCGCATCGAGGCGGGCGGCATGCTCTATTACGATCACGCTGACCGTCGCGCATTTTCCACGGTCGAGGCGCTGGAGCTTCTGGCCTCGCGGCGGGACTATCCCTCACTCCTGTCTGAAGCGCGGGTCATGCTTGCCGACTTGCCGGAAGTGCTTGCCGAAAAACAGGGTTCGCCGCTTCGCTATAATGGCGATCTGGAACGGCACCAGCGTTATGTCGCCTATTCGCACAATCAGGAAAGCTTCAAGTTTCTGATGGACCCGATGCTGGCTTCCGGCGCGGAAAAGATCTCCGCGATGGGTTATGGCAATGCCATCAACGCGCTATCCGATCAGGAAGGCGGGGTCGCCAAATATTTCTCGCAACGTTTCGCCCAGGTCACCAACCCGCCGCTCGACAGTATTCGCGAGGCTGACGGCATGACGCTACGCGTGGCTCTCGGCGCAAAGCCGAACAGCGGTGCGAAGAAGGCCCGCCAGATCGTCGTGCGTTCCCCGATCCTGACCCACCTCGACATGCTGCGTATTCGCGAGCAGCCCGAAACGCCCGTTCGCCGTTTCGAAATGCTTTATGCACCGGTCGTCGATGCTGCGGACGCCAATGAAGCGGCCCTCCGGCAGGCGATCGATGGCCTCTGCGATGAGGTCGTGGCTTTTGCGGCGGAGGAAGGCGGCATTGCCGTCATCACCGACCGGCACGTTTCGGCGGGCCGCGCCGCTCTGCCGATGATTATGGTCGTTTCCGCCATCAATCAGCGGCTGATCGAGGAAGGCCTGCGGCTTCGTATTTCCCTGATCGTCGAAAGCGGGCAATTTTCCTCCTCGCATCACATCGCAGCCGGCCTGGGTTTTGGCGCTTCGGCCGTCTATCCGCTCGGCGTGCAGTTCCGTGCCGAAGAGAAGTTTGGCGCCGATGCCGACAAGGCCTTCAAGCGCTTCGCCAAGGCGGCCGAGAAGTCGCTGATGAAGACCATGGGCAAGGTCGGACTCTGCACGGCGGAAAGCTATATCGGCGGTGAGTTCTTCGAGCCGAACTTCCTCGATACCAACGATCCGGTGCTGAAGCGTTATTTCCCGAATGTGAAGACCCCGGTCGGTGGCGTCACCTTCGCCGTCATCGCGCAGGCTGTCGCCGACTGGCACCGCAAAGCGCTGTCGGTGAAGGGTGAAAACGACATTCCGCTGCTCGGTCTCTTCAAGGAACGCGCCGAAGGTGCGGGCCACTCCTATGGCACGACGGCCGTGCGCGGTTTTGTTGATATGACGGAGGAGAAGATCGGTTTCGACAAGGGAACCGAAAACGAGGAGGCGCTGCGCCTTCTGCCGCTCAACCGGCTGGAGGATGCCTTCGGTCTCAACGATGCGGCCTATTATCACAACAGTTTCGACCGGCTGACCCCGGAAGCGATCGACGCATTCGAGGTAACGCCCGGTTATCGCTCCTTTGCCCGCATGATGGCGGAAGAAAGAGCGCGCCGCCCGGCCGCCCTGCGCGATGTTCTCGACCTGCCGGCCGACGTGACCTTCGCCGGTTCGGCGGAAGAGTTCCGCCGGGAAATGGGCCGTTTTTCCAGACAGGGCAATAACAGCTTCATGGTGCGTGGATTGCGCTGCGAAGAGGCTGGAGACGGTGCGTTCCGGCTGCAATTGACCGGGCTGCACGGCCATGAACTTGCCCGCCTTTCCGCACTCGGCCAGTCGTTGCTTGACCGCTTCGGTGACGATATCGCCGGCCATTGGCTGGAAGGCGGCGCGCTCATGGTTCAGGCGAAGGGAGAGGCATCCGCCTATCTGTCGCTTATCCGCACCGCACCGGAGAGTATTCCGCTTGAGACAGTGCAAAAGGCGAGCGAGATCACCAAGACGCTGGCATCGGGCGCCATGAGCCACGGCGCGCTGGTTGCCGCTGCCCATGAGGCGGTGGCGCATGGCACCAACATGGTCGGTGGCATGTCGAATTCGGGCGAGGGCGGCGAACATATCTCCCGTTACGGCACCATCCGCGCCTCGCGCATCAAGCAGTTTGCCTCTGGTCGTTTCGGCGTCTGGGCTGGATATCTTGCCGATCCAATGCTGGAAGAGATCGAGATCAAGATCGGCCAGGGCGCAAAGCCGGGCGAAGGCGGGCAGCTGCCGTCCCCCAAGGTGACGGTGGAGATCGCTGCGGCACGCGGTGGCACGCCGGGCGTCGAGCTGGTCTCGCCACCACCGCATCACGATACCTATTCGATCGAGGATCTGGCCCAGCTCATCCACGATGCCAAGGCGGCGCGCGTGCGGGTCATCGTCAAGCTCGTCTCGTCGGAAGGCATTGGCACCATCGCCGTCGGCGTCGCCAAGGCGGGTGCGGATGTCATCAATGTCGCCGGCAATACCGGCGGCACGGGTGCTGCCGCCGTCACCAGCCTCAAATATACCGGCCGCGCCGCTGAAATCGGCATCGCCGAGGTGCATCAGGCGCTCTGCGCCACGGGCCTGCGTGCCAAGGTGCTGTTGCGCTGCTCCGGCGCGCACCAGACCGCAAGCGACGTGGTGAAGTCGGCGTTGCTCGGCGGCGACAGTTTCGAGTTCGGCACGACCGCGCTGATGATGCTGAAATGCGTCATGGCGAAGAACTGCAACATCAAGTGCCCGGCCGGTCTCACCACCAATCAGGAAGCCTTCAACGGCGATCCGCGGGCGCTGGCGCAATATCTCATGAACATCGCCCATGAAACGCGCGAGATTTTGGCAGGGCTTGGAATTGCCTCGCTGCGGGAAGCCCGTGGTCGTTCCGATCTTCTTCACCTCCTCGATCATCCGGCAAGCGTCGGCCAGCTTGACCTCCGGGCAATGCTTGCCGTGGTCGAGGAGGTGAAGATCGACAGCCCCGTCTATATGGAAAAAGACTTCGCACTCGACGATGCCTTCATCGAACTCGTGCGTTCGGCTCTGGTCGACAGCAGGCGCGAAAACATCGAACTTGGCGGGAACCGTTTCCTCAACAATTGCAATAAGAGCGTCGGCGGCCAGCTTGCCGTCGATATCGAACGCATGCTGAACCACGAACTTTCCGAAGAGCAGCTGGATTCGCTTCCGGCCGTCAAGCGGGATAGTCGTGGCCGCCATTTCCTGGAACCGGGGTCAGTGCGCATCGATACCTCAGGTTCGGCCGGTCAGTCCTTCGGCGCTTTCTGCAATGACGGCATGGTCATGGTCCATACCGGCACCTGCAATGACGGCGTCGGTAAGAGCGCCTGCGGCGGCACCATCGTCGTGCGCTCGCCCGGCGGCGGATCGGAAGAGGCTGGCGGCAATGTGCTGGTCGGCAATTTCGCGCTGTTCGGCGCCACTGGCGGCCGGACCTTCGTGGAAGGGCAGGCGGGCGACAGGTTCGCCGTGCGCAACTCCGGCGCAACCGCCGTTGTGGAAGGCGTTGGCGATTTCGCCTGCGAATACATGACCAACGGCGCCGTTCTCAACCTCGGCAGTTTCGGCAAGGGGTTTGGTAATGGCATGAGCGGCGGCTTTGTTTATCAATATGATCCCTATGGCGATCTGCCGAAGAAGGTCAGCCACGATTCGATCCTGCTCGGTTCGATCACCGGCGAGGATGAACAGGCCGCGATCCACAATCAGGCCGTCCACCAGCTTCTGACCCTGCATGTCGCGGAAACCGGCTCTGCCAAGGCGGCATGGCTTCTGGAAAACTGGGAAAGCGAGCAGCATAATTTCGTCTACGGCATGCCGCGCGCCCTGCTGCTCTATCAGGACAGCGATGAAATTCTGAAAGCCAAGCCCCGCAAGGAGTTGCTGGAGGAACTGGCCTCTGCGCTTGCCGCCCACCAGCTGCGCAAGTTCAAGCTCGCCTATCGTGACCGCAAGGCCGTGCTGAACGGAACGGTGCCGGGTTATGGCGAGACGGACACGGAGGAGATGTATGCGCTCATCAACAACTATGCCGTCTTGAGCATGGCGCAGGCCATCGCGTTGCAGCGGGTGCCGATGGCATCCGGTCCTTCCGATCCCGCCATCGAAAAAGCCGTGCGCAATCTCATCCTCACGGAAGATTATGCGCTGATGCAGCGTCTGCTGAAATATGCACGCGAGGCGCTTTCCGATCACAGCGACGAGCAACTTGCGGTGATGATCGCCGCCAAGCGGCTCGATGACTACAAGCAGGCGCTGGCACGCCGGAACATCTGGTCGGTAGATAGTCCCGGCACCTATGGCTGGATCATTCAGCAGAGTTGTAAAAACATCGAGAAGATCGGCCGTCTGCCGGGTTTCGAAGAGCTTTTTGCCGCTCGCGCCATTCCGGACCTCGCCACCGCATCCAGTCAAAACAGGGCAGCATGA